From one Dysidea avara chromosome 9, odDysAvar1.4, whole genome shotgun sequence genomic stretch:
- the LOC136267520 gene encoding ubiquitin-like: protein MRIFIKSLNGNTITVDVKPSDTIKSLKSKVFDKLQVPPDNQRLLYSSSQLEDKKTLADYGIEANANIHFVVRVPGGLSGLTYCTSKSCTMHEVDTSAILNILINSTDSVKMFKLSYKLSEVTSTIMELTRM, encoded by the exons ATGCGCATCTTTATAAAGTCTTTGAATGGAAATACTATCACAGTCGATGTTAAACCAAGTGATACCATAAAATCGCTAAAAAGCAAGGTGTTCGATAAACTGCAAGTACCACCTGATAACCAGCGACTGCTGTATAGTTCATCACAGTTGGAAGACAAGAAAACCCTAGCTGATTATGGAATTGAAGCTAATGCCAATATTCATTTTGTTGTTCGTGTTCCTGGAGGCTTGTCTGGATTGACATATTGTACC AGCAAGTCTTGCACCATGCATGAAGTAGATACCAGTGCTATTCTAAATATATTGATCAACTCCACTGATTCAGTTAAAATGTTCAAACTATCATACAAGTTATCAGAAGTAACTAGTACAATCATGGAATTAACCAGAATGTAA
- the LOC136267521 gene encoding profilin-like, whose product MNKRCALWMLTWSLSVPFPIFFGSPLGFSLVPQDIISLGFLEPPLFWLQAYFSNNVKMSWDSYIDSLIAQTEDVAGAVHCDKACIIGLDNGDSWTTQAHPNALKLQTQEGQAIARCFRTKDFTFFKTTGVYVEGTYYIFIRQDDNVVYARTAGEAVTLQATKTAVIIAHCPVGSQQGFTNKGVYAIAQYLESQNM is encoded by the exons ATGAACAAGAGATGTGCATTGTGGATGCTTACATGGAGCTTGTCTGTGCCTTTTCCCATATTCTTTGGTAGTCCATTAGGATTCTCACTGGTTCCTCAAGACATAATATCTCTTGGTTTCCTGGAGCCTCCTTTGTTCT GGCTACAGGCCTATTTCTCAAATAATGTCAAGATGAGTTGGGATAGTTACATTGACAGTCTGATTGCACAAACAGAAGATGTAGCTGGAGCAGTACACTGTGATAAGGCATGTATCATTGGACTGGACAATGGTGACTCGTGGACTACCCAAGCTCATCCTAATGCATTAAAGTTACAAACACAAGAAGGCCAAGCTATTGCAAGGTGTTTCAGAACCAAAGACTTTACCTTCTTCAAGACTACCGGTGTGTATGTTGAGGGTACATACTACATTTTTATAAGACAAGATGACAATGTTGTGTATGCAAGAACAGCGGGTGAAGCAGTTACTCTTCAGGCAACTAAAACTGCTGTTATTATTGCTCACTGTCCAGTAGGTAGCCAGCAAGGATTTACTAATAAAGGTGTTTATGCCATTGCACAGTATTTGGAGTCACAgaatatgtaa